In the Acanthochromis polyacanthus isolate Apoly-LR-REF ecotype Palm Island chromosome 20, KAUST_Apoly_ChrSc, whole genome shotgun sequence genome, AGACGCTGGTTAATTTAGTTTCACTGCTGTCTGGAGAGAGCAGGACTTAAAGCTCCACTGCAAACTACCACAGTAGCTCCTGGACCATCAGAAAGTGCTTCAGCTTGACCTTCTCGGTAGTCTTTCAAGATAATTCAGACTCTCGTGAGATTCCAGCAGGTTTTCAGAATCAGAAGAAGCTACTTGTAGGGATctccacaaacaaacagttCAACTTCAGATCCGTTGCTGCTctatcagggctcagcaacccTTCATGGAGGCGCTGAAAGTATCGTCTGTTCAACGTCAACATGCGCAGTCTGGAAAGTAGCTGTAGActcaaaaacaagccaaaatagTAACTTTAAAGTGTACGCTGTGATCCTTTAATAATAAATCCTTTAAGCGACTTCCTGTTTCCAAGAAGCCCTCCGTTCCTCTTCAGTGTGTAGCCGTGTGCGTGTTTGCCTTGTTAGTGCGTTGTTAGTTTAGGTCGTCATTTCTGTTGGTTCTCAGGTCAGCCGAGTCCCAGTCTGGAGGTTTGACTGTCCGTTGGTGCCGCCGACAGCGAACGGGCTGCTTTCATTCAGGTTACTGTCAGCTGCTGCATCTGCAAGATCAGAAACAGAGTCTAAAGGTTAGAAGATGTAAAAACGGATGCAACAAATTCTTATGTAAACACgagtttttcctcatttctcAGCTCACACGTCACTCAGAGCTGTAAGATTTTCAGAATACACGTTTGAATTGCATCAAAAGTTTACACTTTGTTGAGTGCACATGTAGTTTTATACAGTTTTTGTCAACTTTTCTCAGAGCTCTAAGCAgtttctgaatgttttatttgctcctgtcacatttttcctcactgtgggctcattttttactgcgacataaagtcctgcacctctatggaaactcAAAAAGATCTTTTGTGCAGTAAGACGGTTATAAAGTtacataaagacaaaacataacCTGAATTTCTTTGATGATTAAATTAAACACCTAATCAGATAATTCAAAATAATGGTCATTGGAATGGTCCATTTGATTGATGTAAAGGAGAATAAGTGAGTTTTCAGACAGAATGATCTTCAGTTACTCTCCGGCTCCATctagtgtctgtttttattatctGACCTTTGACTGAATGCAGCTCCGTGATCTCGTCTGGATCATTTCTGGGCTTCGGGCTTCTTCCTGCAGATAAAGGAAgcagaaaaatgtctgaaagaGTGAATAAGAAATTAAGcatgaagtaaaaaaaacattttgttctaAATCAGCTGGACACAAATAATTTTGGCCTAATTTAACACAGCAGATAAACATATATAAAGCAGACTGAAAACTTTGACTTCATTCTGTgcgttttattagtttttatctctttttgttcaGAGTATATTATTCTAAACTTTTTACTTCCAGAAtaagttttttgcttctgtatATATTCACAGGTTCTTCATAGCATTTATTTGCAACAAAATGTGGTTCAGTTTGATGGAAAAGTAGATTTTCTTTACAGTTTAAtataaaatctgattaaaaactgtcatttacTGTTTTGTCTGATGAATATTATGATTATTACCCAGAGATTGGCTCATTTACTTTGATATCTATTAAATTCTTAgtcaaaatctgcattttacttaaataaataataccaaataataaaagtttaaaaccGGACATCTAAAGTACTTCCACACACTTCTACTTTGAGTCTCTATTTCACTTTTCACTCAGATTTAGTCCACGTCTCCATGGTTACCTCTCAGCTTCAGGTAGGCCAACATCCCAGCTAGAGCCAGAACCAGCCCTACGATCACCACGGCGACGATCCACCAATGAGATTGATCATCTGCTGGGCTTCGTATACCTGCATGTAGAGATACACACTTATttacaagaaacaacaacagttttttcttttctgtggattttcagtctgtttgttaaaagtttttatgatgttttatttgttctttgatGGTGTCGTCTTGTGTCTGTTCACCTCCAGCGATGGTGACTTGGCTGCGTTCGGTGTGCAGGCTGTGCGGCATGGAGAACTCGCAGATGTAGCTGCCGCTGTGCTCCGAGTGTTTGGGGTCCATCAGTCGCAGGGATCCGTCCCCGAACGGGACCCTGAAGCCGTCCAGCTCCACGTGGTCGTCCCACGACGGCGACGAGACGCTGTGGCCCGACCGGCTGTCGTAGCTGAGGATGGGGGCCGGATCCTCCTCGCCATTGGAGAAGCTCCAGTGGAGCGATGGGCTGCTGAGGTAAGCCGGAGAGCTGCAGGGGATGGTCAGGTCCCGGCCCTGACTGCCTCGAATCTCtgcaagagaagaagaaaaacagtcaaCATGCTGCACTTTACTGTCTAAAAACGAGtcattatttatacatttacattatTGCTCTTTTAAAATTAGGAGCAGCctgataaaaaatgaaatactgtgCAAAAAACTCCACCTGATATGACATGAAGGAGAAAAATCTAGATAAAATCgccaaaattacagttttaatcagaatcagaaacagtaaaaacagagaaattatCCAATTTTGAAACtttctaatggttcttaaacgAGTCGTGTGTGACAAACAgttctgtcaggaaaaataCCCAATAATAATCTTAAAATTGGGATTTTTCGTCAAAATCACTTTGGCTCTACCTTTATAATATTGTAATTACCACTTGGTGGCGCCAACTCcctgaagttttttttgttgttcacagCAGAATCAGTCACGGTGTCTCggtttatttatttccttaaaatttcctgttttatgcacttttattttatgtaattttatttataaccTGACTGAGGATCTGGAAGAAGCTGTTTATTTAAAACGAGCCTTTTAATATAAAGAGACTTTgatgaaaaatcacaattttaatcCTAACGTCTGATTTTAAGTGATGTTTATTTAAATGACTgcactttcatttatttaattttttccaattttttttcagttttatttttatacttttttttagcagttttcgTCAACTCAGTTTTAATTCTTCTAATAATCTGGGCGCACTTCATGCAACTTGTCTGTactgtttttaattattatagTTTGTtattattaacacaaaacattCTACCATTTgcaataatataaataataaataataaaatattgagCAAACTGATGAATTGATAATACACAAACTCTtcttaaaatcacatttagcTTTTGAATTTAATTCATTACCTAAATTCTGACTacgtgttttattttattttacttcttttccttttttttgaaTATGCAGTGAAGCACTTTGAATAACCTCTGTGTATGATTATGGAACATAGAAATAATTTTGCTGATAGAAATGCAGGTCACATGCGATTTGCTTGAAAACACTTAGAAACCTGAGAATTAGCAGAATTTTTCgctttttatagtttctggctctgatatatggtgtaattttggtgatttttttaaaaatgaaattttagCCAGTTGCTCTGATTAAACTGTAAAAGGGAGACTGACTGAAGTCCACAGTGGATttacactaaaaacaaaagGGATTTTAGAAGCAGTTTTTCCTCCTTCAGCACAATGAAGCTTACATGTTTTTACCTCTCTCCCTGAGCGAAGCCGTCCAGGCCGGCCCTCCGTAGGAAGTGGTGACCTTGCAGATGTAGATGAGGTCCGGCCGCCCGTTGAGCATCTTAAGGCGGCTGTCCACCATGTACAGGCCCTTCTTGTCGGCCTGCATCCGTGTGACAGGTCGGAGGTCCTCGAAGGTGGGCGGCTCGGTCGCCCAGGTGACCCGAGGAGGCGGGTAGACGTCCCGGACCGTGCACTTCATCTCCTCATAGCCGCTGAGCCTGGACAGCTCCAGGAACAGGCCCTGGATCGGCGCTGCACACAGAGGTGTTTGTAAATGCCAGCGCTTAAAATAGAATCAGTCTTATCAGGACGACATTAGAGCGCTGATAGCAATAATATAGAAGCACAAACGGTTCCTGCAGCACTACTGTGATATTTCTGTCTGTAAAAAAGGtagaataaacaagaaaaagaactcagagagcgcagtattccaccaaggtcgtatcatttctgacggatgaaatctttaaaaagactgtacgttatgtacagatactgaatcacatgacctaaatgtGTGGCGGGCAGTGGGagctgatgggactcagaaacacccccacgaTTTAA is a window encoding:
- the hhla2b.1 gene encoding HERV-H LTR-associating protein 2 — translated: MSSILTWTCFLLWIGFSLQDKTPDVTVTCFVSKECSLPCSFQPGGEETVEWFRQDVVVYKFERSDDDDDDDDDDDDSSDSSSSKEHVEHVEHEELAERASVSPHLVTRGNATLVLRSSSLKDRGTYRCHVHTKKGNHTAKVILKVEAPIQGLFLELSRLSGYEEMKCTVRDVYPPPRVTWATEPPTFEDLRPVTRMQADKKGLYMVDSRLKMLNGRPDLIYICKVTTSYGGPAWTASLREREIRGSQGRDLTIPCSSPAYLSSPSLHWSFSNGEEDPAPILSYDSRSGHSVSSPSWDDHVELDGFRVPFGDGSLRLMDPKHSEHSGSYICEFSMPHSLHTERSQVTIAGGIRSPADDQSHWWIVAVVIVGLVLALAGMLAYLKLRGRSPKPRNDPDEITELHSVKDAAADSNLNESSPFAVGGTNGQSNLQTGTRLT